A genome region from Terriglobales bacterium includes the following:
- a CDS encoding PCYCGC motif-containing (lipo)protein: MKRPATVLLLLLMILAMGMLAESNSSQVPAHHTAPPKKGEQLPPILPKEQLWGPSFQHAYQVHAYELAARIPAILYQQPCYCYCERIGHSSLHTCYENTHAAHCGACLKELYYSYLMHKRGKTAAQIRTGIIAGEWEKVDLETADQIN; encoded by the coding sequence ATGAAAAGACCGGCCACCGTTCTGCTGCTGCTTCTGATGATCCTGGCCATGGGGATGCTTGCCGAGAGTAATAGTTCGCAAGTGCCGGCTCACCACACCGCGCCTCCAAAGAAGGGGGAGCAACTGCCACCAATTCTCCCCAAGGAACAGCTCTGGGGACCATCATTTCAGCACGCCTATCAGGTCCACGCTTATGAGCTGGCAGCCCGCATTCCCGCAATTCTCTATCAACAACCGTGCTACTGCTACTGCGAGCGAATCGGTCACAGCAGCCTGCACACCTGTTACGAGAACACGCATGCGGCGCACTGCGGCGCCTGTCTCAAAGAACTCTACTACTCCTACCTGATGCACAAGCGGGGCAAGACTGCAGCACAGATCCGCACGGGAATCATCGCGGGAGAGTGGGAAAAGGTCGATCTCGAGACTGCGGATCAGATCAATTGA
- the glmU gene encoding bifunctional UDP-N-acetylglucosamine diphosphorylase/glucosamine-1-phosphate N-acetyltransferase GlmU, protein MSQRQNPSSKKQNPVKAPGEPKIAIAIMAAGKGTRLKSKHPKVLHEIGGKSLLRHVIDAAIQVVPADDVYAIIGFEADRVRQAVADTGVCFIEQPEQQGTGHAIIVGRDALAKYDHVLVLSGDTPLIRPEIIGRLRDFHLQRQSAMTLLTAEPPDPTGYGRVIRKAKNGKPSDEVSAIVEQKQLSDTQQKLREINSGIYAFAAKPLFANIDQLSTNNPHREYYLTDMAQILNKAGARVLAFKEGEIAETLGINTRAELARLDTQLRLQKCAELMDAGVTIYKPETCVIDSDVTVGPDTIIEPYVQLLGKTRISADCHIHSGSVIVSCEIGEETVIRPYSVLERSRIERKSSIGPFSHLRPGNQVGPEAHIGNFVELKKTKIGQGSKANHLTYLGDSVIGDNVNIGAGTITCNYDGVQKHQTVIEDQVFVGSDSTLVAPVKLGRGAYVGAASCITADVPEGALAIGRGRQVNKEGWVKERRSKLAAKNGNK, encoded by the coding sequence ATGTCACAGAGGCAAAATCCTTCTTCGAAGAAGCAGAACCCCGTCAAAGCGCCCGGTGAGCCAAAGATTGCCATCGCGATTATGGCCGCAGGCAAAGGCACTCGATTGAAGTCCAAACACCCTAAAGTGCTCCATGAAATCGGAGGCAAATCGCTGTTGCGGCACGTGATTGATGCCGCAATACAAGTAGTGCCGGCGGATGACGTTTACGCAATTATCGGGTTTGAGGCAGACCGGGTTCGCCAAGCCGTGGCTGACACCGGCGTCTGCTTCATCGAACAACCCGAGCAGCAAGGGACCGGCCACGCCATCATCGTGGGGCGGGATGCGTTGGCAAAGTACGACCATGTGCTCGTGCTTTCTGGCGATACTCCCCTGATTCGTCCCGAGATCATTGGGCGGTTGCGCGATTTCCATCTTCAGCGGCAATCCGCGATGACCTTGCTTACCGCCGAACCGCCGGATCCCACCGGTTATGGCCGCGTCATCCGCAAGGCGAAGAATGGGAAGCCGAGCGACGAAGTCAGCGCGATTGTGGAACAAAAGCAATTAAGCGATACGCAACAGAAGTTGCGCGAGATCAATTCTGGAATTTACGCCTTTGCGGCCAAACCCCTGTTCGCTAACATCGATCAGCTCTCCACCAATAATCCCCACCGTGAGTACTACCTCACAGATATGGCCCAAATCTTGAACAAAGCAGGCGCCAGAGTGCTTGCGTTCAAGGAAGGCGAGATTGCCGAGACCCTGGGCATCAATACCCGTGCGGAACTCGCCCGCCTGGATACCCAGCTGCGTTTACAAAAGTGCGCTGAGTTGATGGATGCAGGCGTAACCATCTACAAGCCTGAGACCTGCGTGATTGACAGCGACGTCACGGTCGGACCGGACACGATTATCGAGCCTTACGTGCAGCTGCTGGGCAAGACTCGTATTAGCGCCGATTGCCACATTCATTCCGGTAGCGTGATCGTGAGTTGCGAGATCGGAGAGGAGACCGTCATCCGGCCTTATTCCGTGCTCGAACGCTCGCGCATCGAGCGCAAATCGAGCATCGGTCCGTTTTCGCATCTGCGGCCGGGAAACCAGGTTGGTCCCGAAGCCCACATCGGAAACTTTGTGGAGCTGAAGAAAACCAAAATCGGCCAGGGCTCTAAGGCGAACCATCTGACCTATCTGGGAGACTCCGTAATCGGCGATAACGTGAACATCGGCGCTGGGACCATCACCTGCAACTACGATGGCGTGCAAAAGCACCAGACAGTCATCGAGGACCAGGTTTTTGTGGGCAGCGACAGCACCCTGGTAGCGCCGGTAAAACTCGGCCGCGGCGCCTACGTGGGAGCTGCCTCTTGCATCACTGCGGACGTTCCGGAAGGCGCACTCGCCATCGGCCGTGGACGCCAGGTCAACAAGGAAGGCTGGGTGAAAGAGCGCAGGTCAAAGTTGGCTGCGAAGAACGGCAATAAGTGA
- a CDS encoding DUF4440 domain-containing protein — protein sequence MYKICILPVSFLLLATAFAQRPEQALLNADRNFAKATAEKRLEGWMSFFGEDAVVLRKQPIVGIRGIRDFYQQVFGDPDFKLEWEPARGEIFPSGDLGYTAGKFLATYKTEKGEIGRQRGTYITIWKKQADGSWKVAADGGTPDEQPTPTK from the coding sequence ATGTACAAAATTTGCATTCTGCCTGTCAGTTTCTTGCTTCTCGCAACCGCCTTTGCCCAGCGCCCGGAGCAGGCTCTGCTGAACGCGGATCGCAATTTTGCCAAGGCGACGGCGGAAAAGCGGCTTGAGGGCTGGATGTCGTTCTTTGGCGAGGATGCAGTCGTGCTCCGCAAGCAGCCGATCGTCGGCATCCGGGGAATAAGGGACTTTTATCAGCAGGTGTTCGGTGATCCTGATTTCAAGCTGGAATGGGAGCCGGCTCGCGGAGAGATTTTTCCCTCCGGCGACCTCGGTTACACGGCAGGAAAGTTTCTCGCCACGTACAAAACGGAGAAGGGGGAAATCGGAAGGCAGCGAGGAACGTATATTACGATCTGGAAAAAGCAAGCCGACGGCAGTTGGAAGGTTGCGGCCGATGGAGGAACGCCCGACGAGCAGCCGACACCGACGAAGTAA
- a CDS encoding ATP-binding protein: MAIVIPCTAEWLGWAGGRLGLQALTGGASALILLAAAVLILRAFRERYLFFWILGWSTYLAYQLLLEQPGDALPAANLVAVIRASFILCVVFLAVAVMLYIQQRRKLTLVLSLGALALLLTLLNSWIWPHSAALTMAVECIYHGLTIGTALCILRFSWARSEPGLWLMAIMLALLQMDPSPGVPHALAGTEVAVEVLLGLSMLVVVLDNSNKRTQRLEVVNQITTAIAHAQNYEPVVVVALEELKQLMRARAAWFRLLEHDQLVIKHQTGLSNQFTANYRDTDISSDHGAMLIRAGEPLVLQHNYPDPMVRRGLQEEHLNHIIVLPVKGKSSVIGTLSLGCSYARTYRPEEMEFLAATANQLGIAMENLQLLDQIKRSQRQWVNTFDSISDPILVHDAEFKVIRTNRALLERVGKPINEVIYQPCEAVLPQNFAGWKKCPYCFTAKAASGDAPDPCFGGFSSVSTSVYTEEDAAAGTIHIIRDITERRVAEQRYRTLFEQVQEGVFVSTPDGRLMDCNDAFVRMMGYDRREEVLSLNIAPTFYLHPEDRDAFLRKTAEQGYVKNLEVPLRRKDGSKMTVLENSFATRDASGRIVRYQGVLLDITEKKRAEEEMSRRNRELHALNTIAVAANQSFDLDEILNIALRQVVDLFAADTGSVFLLDHESCTLRRCAAFGHTSELGQKLPNIELSQELLDTVMRTHLEVVTERQNLELCAVPRQFIIEEGLQSWLWVVMWAGDKMVGVLGVSSREPQHFSPFDEKLMVAISRQLANTTEKVRLYDETVHAYDNLRRTQEQLLQSEKMSAVGQLISGVAHELNNPLTAILGYAQLLEGEALEPRIRDYIEKMHKQAQRTQRIVHNLLSFARQRKPAKMPVDLCRVLEDTLALREYDLNVNNIVVIRNLDADLPPVVADAHQMEQVFLNIINNAVDAILEKCKGGHLEVRVHREGAQVSAEFRDSGPGIREVNRIFDPFYTTKSIGKGTGLGLSICYGIVKEHGGDIRAYNHPQGGAVVEVKLPVAAAEPKADETHAAAHVVPLRGRVLIIDDEEAVLDFEQEVLKGAGAEVVVFDNGREAVARLREESFDAVLLDSSMPGGWSGPDVYRWIRANAPQLKDRVIFTVSNLTDPTIRNFLDENGILYISKPFEVTDLIALIRQILQHLRANEPEEPAKAPAGT; the protein is encoded by the coding sequence ATGGCCATCGTTATCCCCTGCACTGCCGAATGGTTAGGTTGGGCCGGCGGGCGTCTGGGCTTGCAAGCATTGACCGGCGGGGCCAGCGCACTGATCCTGCTGGCGGCTGCAGTGCTTATCCTGCGCGCCTTCCGCGAGCGCTATCTTTTCTTCTGGATTCTGGGCTGGTCGACTTACCTGGCGTACCAGTTGCTGCTAGAGCAGCCCGGCGACGCCCTGCCGGCGGCAAATCTGGTGGCTGTCATCCGCGCGTCCTTTATTCTCTGTGTTGTCTTCCTCGCAGTAGCGGTGATGCTGTACATCCAGCAGCGCCGCAAACTGACGCTGGTGCTCTCCCTTGGCGCGCTGGCACTTCTGCTGACCCTGCTGAACTCATGGATATGGCCTCACTCCGCGGCTCTAACCATGGCCGTAGAGTGCATTTATCACGGCCTCACCATCGGTACCGCGTTATGCATTCTGCGCTTCAGCTGGGCGCGAAGCGAGCCCGGTCTGTGGCTGATGGCCATCATGCTGGCGCTGTTGCAGATGGACCCTTCTCCTGGGGTGCCCCACGCGTTGGCAGGGACGGAGGTGGCGGTCGAAGTTCTGCTCGGGCTGAGCATGCTGGTGGTGGTACTGGACAACTCCAACAAGCGCACCCAGCGCCTGGAGGTAGTAAACCAGATCACGACTGCCATTGCCCACGCGCAGAACTATGAGCCGGTGGTGGTGGTGGCTTTGGAAGAACTCAAGCAACTGATGCGAGCGCGGGCAGCCTGGTTTCGGCTGCTGGAGCACGATCAGTTGGTCATCAAGCATCAGACCGGGCTGTCGAATCAATTCACCGCCAACTACCGCGATACCGATATTTCGTCGGACCACGGAGCTATGCTGATCCGCGCAGGTGAGCCTTTGGTGTTGCAGCACAACTATCCTGACCCCATGGTGCGGCGGGGATTGCAGGAAGAACACCTGAATCACATCATTGTGCTGCCCGTGAAAGGCAAGAGCTCAGTGATCGGAACCTTATCGCTGGGTTGCTCCTACGCCCGTACGTACCGCCCGGAAGAAATGGAATTCCTGGCAGCCACTGCCAACCAGCTGGGCATCGCCATGGAAAATCTGCAGCTGCTCGATCAGATCAAGCGATCGCAGCGGCAGTGGGTGAACACCTTCGATTCCATTTCCGATCCAATTCTGGTTCACGATGCCGAGTTCAAGGTGATTCGCACCAACCGCGCGCTTCTGGAGCGGGTAGGCAAGCCTATCAACGAGGTGATTTACCAGCCCTGTGAAGCGGTGTTGCCGCAAAATTTCGCGGGATGGAAGAAGTGCCCTTATTGTTTCACTGCCAAGGCCGCCAGCGGCGATGCTCCCGATCCCTGCTTCGGAGGCTTCTCGAGTGTTTCTACATCGGTGTATACCGAAGAAGACGCCGCCGCCGGCACCATTCACATCATCCGCGATATCACCGAGCGGCGCGTTGCCGAACAGCGCTATCGCACCCTCTTCGAGCAGGTTCAGGAGGGTGTGTTCGTTTCGACCCCCGACGGACGCTTAATGGATTGCAACGATGCCTTTGTCCGCATGATGGGATATGACCGACGCGAAGAGGTGTTGTCGCTAAATATAGCGCCTACGTTCTATCTGCATCCCGAGGACCGAGACGCGTTTCTCCGTAAGACCGCGGAGCAAGGCTACGTTAAGAACCTCGAAGTCCCACTACGGCGTAAAGACGGTTCCAAGATGACGGTGCTGGAGAACAGTTTTGCCACGCGCGATGCCTCTGGGCGCATCGTCCGCTATCAGGGTGTGCTGCTGGATATCACTGAGAAGAAGCGGGCGGAAGAGGAGATGAGCCGCCGCAACCGGGAGCTGCACGCACTGAATACCATTGCCGTGGCGGCCAACCAGTCTTTTGATCTGGATGAGATCCTTAACATTGCTCTTCGGCAGGTGGTAGACCTATTTGCGGCGGACACGGGCTCCGTTTTTCTTCTTGATCACGAAAGCTGCACTTTGCGACGCTGTGCGGCATTTGGGCATACATCGGAACTGGGGCAGAAGCTCCCGAATATCGAGCTTTCGCAAGAGCTGCTGGACACAGTTATGCGTACCCACCTGGAGGTGGTGACCGAGCGGCAGAACCTGGAACTGTGCGCGGTGCCCCGCCAATTCATCATCGAGGAAGGGCTCCAATCGTGGCTGTGGGTGGTGATGTGGGCTGGCGACAAGATGGTAGGCGTACTAGGGGTGAGCAGCCGCGAGCCACAGCACTTTTCGCCCTTTGACGAAAAACTCATGGTCGCGATCAGCCGGCAACTGGCCAACACGACTGAGAAAGTGCGGCTGTACGACGAAACCGTGCACGCCTACGACAACCTGCGGCGCACGCAGGAACAACTGCTGCAAAGCGAAAAGATGTCTGCCGTCGGGCAATTGATTTCCGGCGTGGCACATGAACTGAACAATCCCCTGACCGCCATCCTGGGATACGCCCAGCTGCTGGAAGGGGAAGCGCTGGAGCCTCGCATCCGCGACTACATCGAGAAGATGCACAAGCAGGCGCAGCGCACCCAGCGCATCGTGCATAACTTGCTTTCGTTCGCGCGCCAGCGTAAGCCGGCGAAGATGCCGGTTGATCTCTGCCGGGTGCTGGAGGACACGCTGGCGCTGCGGGAATATGACCTCAACGTCAACAACATCGTCGTGATAAGGAACCTCGACGCGGATTTGCCGCCGGTGGTCGCGGACGCGCACCAGATGGAGCAGGTCTTTCTGAATATCATCAACAACGCCGTGGATGCGATTCTGGAAAAATGCAAGGGCGGACATCTTGAGGTGCGCGTGCATCGCGAAGGGGCACAGGTGTCGGCGGAATTTCGCGACAGCGGCCCAGGCATTCGCGAGGTCAACCGCATTTTTGACCCCTTCTACACCACTAAGAGCATAGGCAAAGGCACCGGTCTGGGGCTGAGTATCTGCTATGGCATCGTGAAGGAACATGGCGGAGACATCCGTGCGTACAACCATCCCCAGGGAGGTGCGGTGGTTGAGGTGAAGCTTCCGGTCGCTGCGGCGGAACCCAAAGCCGACGAAACACATGCGGCGGCACACGTGGTGCCACTGCGCGGCAGGGTTTTGATCATCGATGACGAGGAGGCAGTGCTGGATTTCGAGCAGGAAGTGCTCAAGGGAGCCGGAGCAGAGGTGGTCGTCTTCGACAATGGCAGGGAAGCGGTGGCTCGGCTGCGAGAAGAGAGTTTCGATGCCGTGCTGCTGGACAGCAGCATGCCAGGTGGTTGGAGCGGTCCGGACGTCTATCGCTGGATTCGTGCCAACGCTCCTCAACTCAAAGACCGGGTGATCTTTACGGTGTCGAATCTTACCGATCCGACAATCCGCAATTTCCTGGACGAAAATGGCATTCTCTACATCAGCAAGCCATTTGAAGTAACTGATCTGATTGCGCTGATTCGCCAGATCCTGCAACATCTGCGCGCCAATGAACCGGAAGAGCCTGCCAAGGCGCCGGCAGGCACATAA
- a CDS encoding HD domain-containing phosphohydrolase: MPSDRILVVDDEEAIREIVASMLTMAGYQTRQAGSGMEALAILDSGEQFELILSDLMMAELDGIGLLERTKEKYPDMPVVMVTAVHDISVALAAIRNGAYDYLLKPFEREQLLATVRRAMENRRLKLENRAYQTNLESLVAARTDQLRQAMTDLERSYDITLEALGDALDLKDAETEGHSKRVTAFTIAVARAMGLSAEKIRVIARGAFLHDIGKMAIPDAILRKPGALTPEEIEIMREHCWHGFQILRKIPFLAEAADIVYAHQERYDGSGYPRKLKGDEIPLGARIFALADTMDAIMSDRPYRPAQPFSAARDEIVRWSGRQFDPQIVKVFLQMPETIWMDLRKEINSKIYRFTETPPPKPGKFVSV; the protein is encoded by the coding sequence ATGCCTTCGGATCGAATTCTCGTCGTTGATGACGAGGAAGCAATTCGCGAAATCGTTGCTTCGATGCTCACGATGGCGGGATACCAGACCCGCCAGGCCGGTTCGGGTATGGAAGCCCTCGCCATCCTGGACTCGGGCGAGCAATTTGAGCTCATCCTCTCCGATCTGATGATGGCCGAGTTGGACGGCATCGGCCTCCTGGAACGCACCAAGGAAAAATATCCCGACATGCCGGTGGTGATGGTCACCGCCGTGCACGACATCTCGGTAGCTCTGGCGGCGATCCGCAATGGCGCCTACGACTATCTGCTGAAACCCTTCGAGCGTGAGCAACTGCTGGCCACCGTCCGCCGGGCGATGGAAAACCGCCGGCTCAAGCTGGAAAACCGTGCCTACCAGACGAATCTGGAATCCCTGGTGGCGGCGCGCACCGACCAACTCCGCCAGGCAATGACCGATCTGGAGCGCTCTTACGACATCACTCTGGAAGCGCTGGGAGACGCGCTCGATCTGAAGGATGCCGAGACCGAAGGCCACTCCAAACGGGTAACCGCTTTCACCATCGCCGTGGCCCGTGCCATGGGACTAAGCGCGGAGAAAATTCGCGTGATCGCCCGTGGTGCCTTCCTCCACGACATTGGAAAAATGGCCATCCCTGATGCCATTCTGCGCAAACCGGGTGCGCTCACTCCGGAAGAGATTGAGATCATGCGTGAGCACTGCTGGCATGGTTTTCAGATTCTGCGCAAGATCCCCTTCCTGGCCGAAGCGGCTGACATCGTTTACGCCCACCAGGAGCGCTATGATGGCTCCGGCTATCCCCGAAAGCTCAAGGGAGACGAAATCCCCTTAGGGGCGCGCATTTTCGCCCTCGCCGATACCATGGACGCCATCATGTCGGACCGCCCCTATCGTCCGGCACAACCTTTTTCCGCAGCACGCGACGAAATCGTGCGCTGGTCGGGCCGGCAATTCGATCCGCAGATCGTGAAAGTCTTTCTGCAGATGCCGGAAACCATCTGGATGGACCTGCGCAAGGAAATCAATTCCAAAATCTACCGCTTCACAGAAACCCCTCCGCCCAAACCTGGCAAATTTGTGTCGGTGTGA
- the lepB gene encoding signal peptidase I, which produces MWVRDVLISLLISTFIIVFLYQPVKVEGTSMMPGLDDQERIFINKFVYRFGSIERGDIVVFQYPRDLSKRYIKRVIGLAGDRVRIDDGKVYVNGQSLDEPYVPAEYADLRSMPEITVPANSYFLLGDHRTSSNDSRDFGPVPGQFIYGKAVFVYWPMDKLGILR; this is translated from the coding sequence ATGTGGGTGCGCGACGTTCTCATTTCGCTTCTCATCTCCACCTTCATCATCGTGTTTCTTTACCAACCGGTGAAGGTTGAGGGCACCAGCATGATGCCCGGCCTCGATGACCAGGAACGCATCTTCATAAACAAATTTGTTTACCGCTTTGGCTCGATCGAACGCGGAGACATCGTGGTTTTCCAATATCCGCGGGATCTCTCGAAGCGCTATATCAAGCGCGTAATCGGCCTGGCGGGGGACCGGGTGAGGATTGATGACGGCAAGGTATACGTGAACGGCCAGTCACTGGACGAGCCTTACGTTCCCGCCGAATATGCCGATCTCCGTTCCATGCCGGAGATCACCGTTCCCGCCAATTCCTATTTCCTGCTGGGTGATCATCGCACCAGTTCGAACGACAGCCGCGATTTCGGTCCGGTTCCCGGACAATTCATCTATGGCAAGGCGGTGTTCGTATACTGGCCGATGGACAAGCTGGGCATACTTCGTTAG
- a CDS encoding DUF885 domain-containing protein, with the protein MFTLLALLVIGTLASAQEGKVSDAKSKKQVLRTAQAKDFSELADRFMKESLALSPVNASQAGYHKHALPGGRVIELDALLDDYSEHGFEEKRQFYRQWQTTFHGVDRNKLNPEEDADWQIIDDNISLSLLDLQRVEKYKHNPTIYVEDIGNALFLPMTQAYASKEVRLGHVLARVGEIPTAVKQAKTVLVDADPIFVSTAIEENDGNVDLIETTLKEEIPAASPLAEKYAAVAPSAIQALQDFSQWLKDDLGKRPPSRTWRLGKEFYPDKFRYVLETPVTPEQILADAERELKEVRAEMLRLAMPMHKQMYPDHSEHAELSPHDRENTIIGEVLYRISDDHPDRDKLMDAVKADLVEITQFIREKKIVALSDRENLKVIPTPVFMRGIYSVAGFHGSPPLEPTAEAQYWVTPIDPKMPAEKAESKLREYNSYTLKWLSIHEALPGHYIQAEHANNLQPETRRVLRAQFGNGPYIEGWAEYIAQVMMDEGFLNNDPRFRMVMRKLRLRLLANTILDVRMHTMNMTDQQALDLMTKECFQTQAEADGKLRRAKLESVQLPMYYVGLREWFKLRQEYQARMGDKFNMMEYHNRVLDEGALPVPVLRQIVLSQKTMASAGR; encoded by the coding sequence ATGTTCACCCTGCTCGCGCTGTTGGTCATAGGCACGCTCGCGAGCGCTCAAGAAGGAAAAGTGAGTGACGCGAAAAGTAAGAAGCAAGTCCTGCGGACCGCCCAGGCGAAGGATTTCTCGGAATTGGCAGACCGCTTCATGAAGGAGTCGCTGGCGCTCTCCCCGGTAAATGCCTCGCAGGCCGGCTACCACAAACACGCGCTGCCGGGTGGCCGGGTTATCGAACTGGACGCTCTGCTGGATGACTATAGCGAGCATGGCTTCGAGGAAAAGCGCCAGTTCTATCGCCAGTGGCAGACCACCTTCCACGGCGTCGATCGAAATAAGCTGAACCCGGAAGAGGATGCTGATTGGCAGATCATAGATGACAACATCTCGCTCTCTCTCCTCGACCTACAGCGGGTTGAAAAGTACAAGCACAACCCTACGATCTACGTGGAAGATATTGGCAATGCCCTCTTCCTTCCGATGACCCAGGCGTACGCATCCAAAGAGGTCCGCCTGGGACATGTGCTGGCACGCGTCGGCGAGATTCCCACTGCGGTCAAGCAGGCGAAGACGGTTCTGGTTGATGCCGATCCCATCTTCGTCAGCACCGCGATCGAAGAGAACGATGGCAATGTCGATCTGATTGAAACAACTTTGAAAGAGGAGATTCCGGCAGCGTCGCCGCTGGCAGAAAAATATGCCGCCGTGGCGCCATCAGCAATTCAGGCATTACAGGACTTTTCCCAGTGGCTTAAAGACGATCTCGGGAAGCGGCCCCCTTCGCGAACCTGGCGTTTGGGCAAAGAGTTTTATCCCGACAAGTTTCGTTACGTTCTGGAGACCCCAGTCACACCCGAGCAAATCCTTGCCGACGCCGAGCGCGAACTGAAGGAAGTGCGCGCGGAGATGCTGCGACTGGCGATGCCGATGCACAAGCAGATGTATCCCGATCACTCCGAGCATGCGGAGTTGTCGCCGCATGACCGAGAGAACACGATCATCGGCGAAGTTCTCTATCGCATCTCGGATGATCATCCTGACCGGGACAAGCTGATGGATGCGGTTAAGGCGGATCTGGTCGAGATTACGCAATTCATCCGGGAAAAGAAGATCGTGGCGCTCAGCGATCGCGAAAACCTAAAGGTCATTCCCACACCGGTATTCATGCGGGGGATTTATTCCGTGGCGGGTTTCCACGGCTCGCCGCCCCTGGAGCCGACAGCGGAGGCGCAATACTGGGTCACGCCGATCGATCCCAAAATGCCGGCGGAAAAAGCGGAATCCAAGTTGCGCGAGTACAACAGTTATACGCTGAAGTGGCTGAGCATTCATGAGGCGCTTCCCGGGCATTACATCCAGGCGGAACACGCCAACAACCTGCAACCGGAAACCCGGCGTGTGCTGCGCGCCCAGTTCGGTAACGGCCCATACATCGAGGGGTGGGCGGAGTACATCGCGCAGGTCATGATGGACGAGGGATTTCTCAATAACGATCCGCGTTTCCGCATGGTGATGCGCAAGCTGCGGCTGCGTCTGCTCGCCAATACCATTCTCGACGTACGCATGCACACTATGAACATGACCGACCAGCAGGCTCTGGACCTGATGACCAAGGAGTGCTTCCAAACCCAGGCAGAAGCTGACGGTAAGTTGCGCCGCGCGAAGCTCGAGTCAGTGCAACTGCCGATGTATTACGTGGGGCTGCGAGAGTGGTTCAAGCTGCGCCAAGAATACCAGGCCCGCATGGGCGACAAGTTCAACATGATGGAGTATCACAATCGGGTTCTGGACGAAGGGGCATTGCCAGTGCCGGTGTTGAGGCAGATTGTGCTATCGCAGAAGACGATGGCTTCGGCGGGACGGTAA
- the yvcK gene encoding uridine diphosphate-N-acetylglucosamine-binding protein YvcK, which produces MTGGKQKSRQDDGALKVVSIGGGTGLSTLLRGLKHFVIPAGSHVQESELHSSALKPAIADLTAVVTVTDDGGSSGKLRKEFNILPPGDIRNCIVALSEDEALLSRLFKYRFPAQSGLAGHNFGNLFLTALTAITGDFAEAVRLSAGVLVSRGHIYPATTANCELEAQMDDGTRVRGETSITASKRRIRQLTMIPGDVKPMPQTLDAIRHADLITIGPGSLFTSLIPNVLVRGIPEAIAKSDAIKVFVCNLMTQANESLGLSAADHIRAIYEHAGLEVFDYALINVKPASADMQAKYALEGASQIVIQPETIEALGVRPIFGDFLIEDRGVARHDTDRVAQELLQLAVNQGVGATVHS; this is translated from the coding sequence GTGACCGGAGGAAAACAAAAATCGAGGCAGGACGACGGGGCGCTGAAAGTCGTCTCCATTGGAGGGGGCACCGGTTTATCCACGCTGCTTCGTGGGCTCAAACACTTCGTTATTCCTGCCGGGTCCCATGTTCAGGAAAGCGAACTGCATTCATCCGCGCTTAAGCCTGCCATCGCCGACCTGACAGCGGTAGTAACCGTAACCGACGATGGCGGATCCAGTGGCAAACTGCGCAAAGAGTTTAATATTCTCCCCCCTGGGGACATCCGCAACTGCATCGTGGCACTCTCCGAAGATGAGGCGCTGCTTTCGCGGTTGTTCAAATACCGCTTTCCTGCGCAGTCAGGACTGGCCGGCCACAATTTCGGCAATCTGTTTCTCACGGCGCTTACTGCCATCACCGGCGACTTCGCGGAGGCGGTTCGGCTATCCGCGGGAGTCCTGGTAAGCCGCGGCCACATCTACCCCGCGACCACTGCGAACTGCGAACTGGAAGCGCAGATGGATGATGGCACCCGGGTCCGCGGCGAGACCAGCATCACTGCCAGCAAGCGCCGCATCCGCCAACTCACTATGATCCCCGGTGACGTGAAGCCTATGCCGCAAACCCTGGACGCGATCCGCCATGCCGATCTGATCACCATCGGCCCGGGCTCGCTTTTCACCAGCCTGATCCCCAATGTCCTGGTTCGGGGTATTCCGGAGGCCATCGCCAAATCAGACGCTATTAAGGTTTTTGTCTGTAACCTGATGACCCAGGCCAATGAGAGCCTGGGGCTCTCCGCAGCGGATCACATTCGTGCCATCTACGAACATGCAGGGCTGGAAGTTTTTGACTACGCGCTGATCAATGTGAAACCGGCCTCAGCGGATATGCAGGCGAAGTACGCCTTAGAAGGCGCATCGCAGATCGTAATCCAGCCTGAAACCATCGAAGCCCTCGGTGTGCGGCCGATTTTTGGAGACTTCCTCATCGAAGATCGTGGGGTAGCTCGTCACGATACCGACCGCGTGGCTCAGGAACTGCTTCAGCTGGCGGTGAACCAAGGCGTTGGTGCCACCGTCCATTCCTAG